Below is a genomic region from Streptomyces sp. RPA4-2.
GGCAGGCGGACACCACCTCTTCCTGGAGGGCCCACCAGGAGCGGGCAAGACGATGCTCGCCGAGCGGCTGCCCGCCGTCCTGCCACCGCTCACCAGGGGCGAGTCCCTGGAGGTCACAGCCGTCCACTCGGTCGCCGGCCTGCTGCCACCGGGCAAACCCCTGGTCGACACCGCCCCATACTGCGCGCCCCACCACTCGGCGACCATGCAGGCCCTCGTCGGGGGAGGCCAGGGAATCGCACGACCGGGCGCGGTGTCGCTCGCCCACCGGGGAGTGCTCTTCCTCGACGAGACCCCGGAATTCAGCGGCCAGGCCCTCGACGCGCTGCGCCAGCCCCTGGAGGCGGGACACGTGGTGATCGCGCGCAGCGCGGGGGTGGTGCGGTTTCCGGCGCGGTTCCTGATGGTGCTCGCGGCGAACCCCTGCCCGTGCGGGCGCTTCTCGCAGCGGGACGACCTGTGCGACTGCCCACCCTCCGCGATCCGCCGCTATCAGGCCAGGCTCTCCGGCCCGCTGCTCGACCGGGTCGATCTACGCGTCGAGGTGGACCGCGTCACACGCTCCGAGCTGACCGGGCGCGGGGCGCGGGGCGAATCCACGGAGACCGTCGCCGCCCGCGTACAAGCGGCCAGAGAACGGGCCGCGGCACGGCTGGCGGGCACCCCTTGGCGGACGAACAGCGAGGTTCCGGGCCGTGAACTGCGCAGCCGGTGGCACGCGTCGCCGGGCGCGCTGGACGAGGCGGAGCGGAGCCTGGATCGGGGCGTGCTGAGCGCCCGGGGCCTCGACCGGGTGCTGCGCGTCGCCTGGACCGTCGCGGACCTCGTGGGGCACGACCGGCCCGACGCGACGGATGTCGCCCTCGCGCTGCAACTGCGCACCGGCGTGCCGCGCGGGGTACCGATGGCGATCGGCGCGCTGTCGTGAACCACGACGGCCCGCCCGGGGAGAGCACGGGCCAGGAAGTCAGGAGCCGGGAAGGCGCACGCGGAGAGTACAGGCGTCGGGAAGGTGCAGGCGGAGAGGACACGTGTCGGGAAGGCGCACGCCGAGAGGACAGGAGCCGGGAAGGCGCGCACCGGCAGGATCCGGTCCGTGCGGCCGAGCGCACGCACCGGGCATTTCTCGCCCGCGTCGCCGAACCGGGCGACGAGGTCTTCGGGCGCTGGATCCGTGAGGCAGGGGCGGAGCGGGCCGTCCGGGGGCTCCTGGACGGCGGGGAGCGGCCGCGGGGGGTGACGGACGGGAGATGGGCGGGACTGCGGGCGCGGGCCGAGCGGGCCGACCCGGAGCGGGACCTCGCGGACGCCCGTGCGGCCGGAATCCGGTTCGTGTGCCCGGGGGACTCCGAGTGGCCCGCACAGCTCGACGACCTCGGGGACGGCCGTCCCGTCGGACTCTGGGTACGAGGACGCCCCAGCCTGCGGATGTGGGCGCTGCGGTCCGTCGCCCTCGTCGGAGCGCGGGCCTGTACGGAGTACGGCGCCCACATGGCGGCCACCCTCGGCGCCGGGCTGGCCGAGCGCGGGTGGGTGGTGGTGTCGGGCGGCGCCTACGGCGTGGACGGCGCCGCGCACCGCGGCGCACTGGCGGCGGGCGGGGCCACCGTCGCCGTGCTGGCCTGCGGAGTCGACCGGCCCTATCCCCGGGGACACACCGAGTTGATCACCAGAATCGCCGAACAGGGCCTGGTCGTCGGCGAGTTACCGCCGGGAGAGCATCCCACGCCGAGCAGGTTCATCCTCCGCAACCGGGTCATCGCGGCGCTCACCCGGGGGACCGTGGTCGTCGAGGCCGCCTATCGCAGTGGCGCCCTGGTCACGGCGCGCGCCGCGCAGCGGCTGGGCAGGTTCGCGATGGGCGTGCCCGGCCCTGTCACCAGCGGGTTGTCGGCCGGGGTGCATGAACTGCTGCGGGGGGAGGCGATGCTGGTCACCGACGCCGCGGAAGTCGCGGAACTGGTCGGCGACATGGGTGAGCTGGCCCCGGACCGGCGAGGGCCCGTGCTGCCGCGCGACCTGCTGGACCCGGGTGCCGGACGGGTGCTCGCCGCGCTGCCGGCCCGCGGACTGGCGGGAGCGGAGGAGATCGCCCGCGGGGCCGGAACCACGACGGACGACGCGGTCGGGAGACTGTACGAACTCCGCTCGCTCGGGTTCGTCGAACGACACGGCGACGGCTGGAAGTTGACACGCCAGATGATGATCCCGGTCCACGATGATCGTCGCGGGTGCTGACCGAGCGTGTTCGGCCGTCCGGGCGAACGCCGACACCCTTGGCAATACCCGCAGTTGGCGTCTGCGGACGGTCACGGACGGCGACGAGGGCGACCGACGCAAACGCTCAGCGGAACGTATCTGCGCATCGCCCGCCCCCGGCCCTTCGCGCACTGCGACACTCCAGTCACGCTACGCTCACCTGGGTTCCGACGCAGACGCGCAACTCGGCATCAGAGCGACAGCTCACCCAGGCACCCCCAGTTCACGGCAGAACGGCACAAGGCGACGAATGCCCCAGCACACCTCCGGGTCCGATCGGGCGGCGATCCCCCCAGCCGCCCGCGACGGCGGTAGCAGGCGGCCGCCCGCTCCCACGACGCTCGACGAGCTGTGGCGGTCGTACAAGACGACGGGTGACGAGCGACTGCGCGAGCAGCTGATCCTGCACTACTCGCCCCTGGTCAAGTACGTCGCGGGACGGGTCAGCGTGGGCCTGCCGGCCAATGTGGAGCAGGCGGACTTCGTCTCCTCGGGCGTGTTCGGGCTGATCGACGCGATCGAGAAGTTCGACATCGAACGGGAGATCAAGTTCGAGACGTACGCGATCACGCGCATCCGGGGCGCGATGATCGACGAGCTGCGCGCCCTGGACTGGATCCCGCGCTCCGTGCGGCAGAAGGCGCGCAACGTGGAACGGGCGTACGCGACGCTGGAGGCCCGACTGAGACGCACGCCGTCGGAGGGCGAGGTGGCCTCCGAGATGGGGATCGCGGTGGAGGATCTCCACGCCGTCTTCAGTCAGTTGTCCCTGGCCAACGTGGTGGCCCTCGAGGAACTCCTGCATGTCGGCGGCGAGGGCGGCGACCGGCTGAGCCTGATGGACACCCTGGAGGACACGGCGGCCGACAACCCGGTCGAGGTGGCCGAGGACCGGGAGCTGCGGAGATTCCTTGCGCGGGCCATCAACACACTGCCCGACCGGGAGAAGACCGTGGTCACGCTCTACTACTACGAGGGCCTCACGCTCGCGGAGATCGGGAACGTCCTCGGAGTGACCGAGAGCCGGGTGAGCCAGATCCACACCAAGTCGGTACTGCAGCTGCGCGCGAAGCTCGCCAGTTTCGGACGCTGATCCGGAGCGCGGCGCGGGTGCTGAATCGTCCCTTCGACATCAGGACCGTTATTCCTCCAGGTGGTGGGAGTGGCTGCCGTCATCCGCGGTCCGTCCGTAAAGTGGAGGGCGTGCCAAGGATTCGAGCGGCCTCCGTGGCCGAGCACCGGTCGATGCAGCGAGCCGCCCTGCTGGACGCGGCCCGGTCCCTGCTGTCCGAGGGCGGGACGGAAGCGCTGACCTTCCCCGCCCTCGCCGAGCGGACGGGCCTGGCGCGGTCGTCCGTCTACGAGTACTTCCGGTCCCGCGCCGCCGTGGTCGAAGAGCTGTGCGAGGTCGACTTCCCCGTGTGGGCGGCCGAGGTCGAGGCGGTGATGGCCGCGGCCGACGGGCCCGAGGGCAAGGTCGAGGCCTACGTCCGGCAGCAACTGGCCCTCGTCGGGGACCGGCGGCACCGGGCCGTGGTGGCCATCTCCGCGAGTGAGCTCGACGCCGGGGCCCGCGAGAAGATCCGCGCGGCGCACGGTGGCCTCGTCGCGATGATCGCGGAGGCGCTCCGGGACATGGGCCACGCCGAACCGAGACTGGCCGCGATGCTGCTCCAGGGCGTCGTCGACGCGGCGGTACGGCGGATCGAACTGGGAGCGGCGGAGGACCCCGACGCGATTACGGACGCGGCCGTCACGATGGCCCTGCGGGGCGTGCGCGGCTGAACCTCGGTCCCCTCCCCCCTCCCCCCTCCCCCCGCCCCCTTCCCGCCCCCGCCGCGCGCGCCTGCCCCCTCCCGCACACCCGTCGCGTCCCGCGCGACTACCCACCACCCGCGCGCCCCGCGCCCTGCTACGCCTCCGCGCGCCTGCCAAGTTTCACGGGCCCACCGGTGCCGTCCCGACGGCAAGCGCGCCCGTGCCCGCGCCCGCTCCTGTGCCCGCTCCCGTGCCCGCTCCCGCTCCCGCTCCTGTGCCTGTGCCGGAGGCGGTCATGGCTGTCTGCGTGCTGTCGGTACCGGCAGTAGCCGGGACGGGGCGCGGTGCAGCAGCCATGACGGGAGCAGGGAGAGCGGGTCGAGGTAGGTCCGGTCTCGCAGAAGGCCCCAGTGGAGGCAGCTCGTGGGGCAGTGGGAGCCGTCCGCTTCGAGGGTGCCCAGTACCTCGCCGGCGGCCACCTCGTCGCCCTTTCTCACCGTGGCCCGTACCGGGGTGAAGGTGGTCCGCAGGGGTGGGTCGCCGGTGCCCGCCAACTCGACGGCGACCGCTCCGCGGCCCGCGACGCGGCCGGCGAAGGAGACCCGGCCCGGTGCGACGGACCGGACCGGGGCGCCCGGGGCCGCCGCGAGGTCCACGCCCCGGTGGCCGCGACCGTAGGGCGTCGCCGGGGGCTGCCAGGCCCGCAGGACCGACGGGCGCGTGCCCACCGGCCAGAGGCGGGCGACCGCCGGGACCTGCGCGTCGGCGTCCGGCGGCTCCGCGGGGACCGGAGGCGCGGGGCCGTTCGGCCGGGACGAGGAGGTCCGGGCGGCCAGGGCGACCGGCGATGGGGCCGGCGCGGCGTGCACGGCCGGCATGGCCGAGACGGCCGGCACGGCGAGTGCGGCCGCCGTGATTCCCGGCAGCAACTCCAGCCACGTACGCACATATCGTTTCGCTCGCATGCGAGAACGGTCCCGCATCGGGCGGATCTTGGCGGGGGCCTGTGGACCACCGGCCGGTTGTGGACAGCGGCGTCACCCCGCACCTCGCGGGTCCCGTACACTTCTCGTGGCGATCCGGGTCACCGGGTCGACTTCGCACGCCCCGACACGCGGTCATCAAAAGCCGGTGTCAGCGCCCCTCGGTCCCTCGTGGCAAGGCGCATCGCGGGCGTCAGGCGCGAGTGCCGTCCGGCACACGCGGCACAACCGAGAACACCAAGGAGAACGGCCATGGCCGTCGTCACGATGCGGGAGCTGCTGGAAAGCGGCGTCCACTTCGGTCACCAGACCCGTCGTTGGAACCCGAAGATGAAGCGCTTCATCTTCACGGAGCGCAACGGCATCTACATCATCGACCTGCTCCAGTCGCTGTCGTACATCGACCGCGCCTACGAGTTCGTCAAGGAGACCGTCGCCCACGGCGGCACGGTCATGTTCGTCGGCACGAAGAAGCAGGCGCAGGAGGCCATCGCCGAGCAGGCCACCCGCGTCGGCATGCCCTACGTCAACCAGCGCTGGCTGGGCGGCATGCTCACCAACTTCTCGACCGTCTACAAGCGTCTGCAGCGCCTCAAGGAGCTCGAGCAGATCGACTTCGAGGACGTCGCCGCTTCGGGTCTCACCAAGAAGGAGCTTCTCGTGCTCTCGCGCGAGAAGGCCAAGCTGGAGAAGACCCTCGGTGGTATCCGCGAGATGCAGAAGGTGCCCAGCGCCGTCTGGATCGTGGACACCAAGAAGGAGCACATCGCGGTCGGCGAGGCCCGGAAGCTCAACATCCCGGTCGTCGCCATCCTCGACACCAACTGTGACCCCGACGAGGTCGACTACAAGATCCCGGGCAACGACGACGCGATCCGCTCCGTCACCCTGCTCACCCGCGTGATCGCCGACGCCGTCGCCGAGGGCCTCATCTCCCGTTCCGGCGCCGGCAAGGCCGCCGAGGGTGACAAGGCCGCTGGCGAGCCGCTGGCCGCGTGGGAGCGCGACCTGCTCGAGGGCGAGAAGAAGGCCGACGAGCCCGAGGTCCAGACCTCCGCCGAGACGGAGAAGGTCGCCGACGCCGAGCAGGCCGAGGCTCCCGTCGCCGAGGCCGAGGCCGTCGAGGCTGCCGCCGAGACCCCCGCCGAGGCCGTCGAGGCTGCCGCCGAGACCCCCGCCGCGGACGCCGAGCAGGCCTGACCCCTCACCCCTTCGGGTCACGGACGGCGGGGGCACACCAAGCCCCCGCCGTCCGGCCCGTAGATCTTCAGACTTCGAGAGAGATTCCAGGAATCATGGCGAACTACACCGCCGCCGACGTCAAGAAGCTCCGTGAGCTCACCGGCGCAGGCATGATGGACTGCAAGAAGGCGCTGGACGAGGCCGACGGCAACGTCGACAGGGCCGTCGAGGAACTGCGCATCAAGGGCCAGAAGGGCGTCGCCAAGCGCGAGGGCCGCTCCGCCGAGAACGGCGCCGTGGTCTCCGTCATCGCCGACGACAACACCTCCGGTGTCCTGGTCGAGCTGAAGTGCGAGACGGACTTCGTCGCCAAGGGCGAGAAGTTCCAGGCCGTCGCCGCCCAGATCGCCGACCACGTCACCAAGACCTCCCCGGCCGACCTCGAGGCCCTCCTGGGCTCCGAGATCGAGCCCGGCAAGACGGTTCAGGCGTTCGTCGACGAGGCCAACGCCAACCTGGGCGAGAAGATCGTCCTGGACCGCTTCGCCCAGTTCTCCGGTGCCTACGTGACCGCGTACATGCACCGCACCATGCCCGACCTGCCCCCGCAGATCGGTGTCCTGGTCGAGCTGGACAAGGCCAACGCCGAGCTCGCCAAGGGTGTCGCCCAGCACATCGCGGCCTTCGCCCCGAAGTACCTCTCCCGGGAGGACGTCCCGGCCGAGGTCGTCGAGTCCGAGCGCCGCGTGGCCGAGGAGACGACCCGCGCCGAGGGCAAGCCCGAGGCCGCCCTCCCGAAGATCGTCGAGGGTCGCGTCAACGCCTTCTTCAAGGAGGCCACCCTGCTGGGCCAGCCCTACGCGCTGGACCAGAAGAAGTCCGTCCAGCAGGTTCTGGACGAGGCCGGTGTCGCCCTGAAGCGCTTCGCGCGCATCAAGGTCGGCATCTGAGTCCGTACAGCGATCGACGCGCGACCCCTATAGGGTCGACAGCAGTCGTCCGCGTACGTCGGCACGCGCGTGTGCGTGCCGGACGACAGCAGATCTGACGAGGAGGCCATTGCCGAGCATGGGAGCCAACACCCCACCGGCAATGGCCTTCTTCGTATGTGCACCATGAGGAGATCTCCATGACCAGCACCCAGGCCGACAAAGGCGAGAAGACCGACGACGGCAAAGGCGCCGGACGCTTCATGCTGAAGCTTTCCGGTGAGGCGTTCGCCGGTGGCGGCGGACTGGGCGTCGATCCCGACGTGGTGCACAAGATCGCCCGCGAGATCGCGGCCGTCGTGCGCGGGGGCGCCCAGATCGCCGTCGTCATCGGCGGCGGCAACTTCTTCCGCGGCGCCGAACTCCAGCAGCGCGGCATGGACCGGGCACGCTCCGACTACATGGGCATGCTCGGCACGGTGATGAACTGCCTCGCCCTCCAGGACTTCCTGGAGAAGGAGGGCATCGACAGCCGCGTGCAGACCGCCATCACCATGGGACAGGTCGCCGAGCCGTACATCCCGCTGCGCGCCGTACGGCACCTGGAGAAGGGCCGTGTGGTCATCTTCGGCGCCGGTATGGGCATGCCCTACTTCTCCACCGACACCACGGCCGCCCAGCGTGCCCTGGAGATCGACGCCGAGGCCCTGCTGATGGGCAAGAACGGTGTGGACGGGGTCTACGACTCCGACCCCAAGACCCACCCCGAGGCCGTCAAGTTCGACTCGCTCAGCTACGGCGAGGTCATCACCCGCGACCTCAAGGTCGCCGACATGACCGCCATCACGCTGTGCCGTGACAACAAGCTGCCGATCCTGGTCTTCGAGCTCCTGGCGGAGGGCAATATCGCGCGGGCCGTCAAGGGTGAGAAGATCGGCACACTCGTGGGTGACCCGAGCGGCCGGGCCTGACCCGGGACGGACCCTGACCGGGGGATGGACAATGTCCTGCCGGTCCGGAACCGTGCAGGAACAAGACGCGACGCAGCCGGCTGCCACCCCGACGAGGAACAGCTGCCGGGCCTACTCAAGACACGCAGGAGCAAGTGGTGATCGAAGAGACCCTCCTCGAGGCCGAGGAGAAGATGGAGAAGGCCGTCGTGGTCGCCAAGGAGGACTTCGCCGCGATCCGCACCGGCCGTGCGCACCCGGCGATGTTCAACAAGATCGTGGCCGACTACTACGGCGCACTGACGCCGATCAACCAGCTGGCCTCGTTCGCGGTCCCCGAACCGCGCATGGCCGTGGTCACCCCGTTCGACAAGAGCGCGCTGCGCAACATCGAACAGGCGATCCGCGACTCCGACCTGGGTGTCAACCCGAGCAATGACGGCAGCATCATCCGCGTGGTCTTCCCGGAGCTGACCCAGGAGCGCCGCAAGGAGTTCATCAAGGTCGCCAAGACCAAGGGTGAGGACGCCAAGATCTCGATCCGCTCCGTGCGCCGCAAGGCGAAGGAGACCATCGACAAGCTGATCAAGGATGGCGAGGTCGGCGAGGACGAGGGCCGCCGTGCGGAGAAGGAGCTCGACGACACCACCGCGAAGTACGTCGCACAGGTGGACGAGCTCCTGAAGCACAAGGAAGCGGAGCTGCTCGAGGTCTGATGAACGACTCTTCCTGGGGGGCACCGCCGCAAGCCGGGTACTGGGGGCCCTCCGACCAGGGGTCTGCCCAGGGGGCAGGCCCGGCGGGTCCCGCGTACGATGCGCATGACGCGCAGCACACTCGCCCCATGCCCATCGTGCCCGAGGGACCCGCTCACGGCGGAGACCAGGATGACGACCGGGGGGCCGCTCGGCTGAGCGGCCCCCCGGTTCGCGACGACACACCGGCGGCGGGGTCCTACGGGAACCCGTCGCAGAAGCCGCAGGAGCCCATGCCCAGCGCCGCCCAGCAGCCCGCCCCCGCACCCAAGAAGAGTGCAGGTCGCGACCTCGGTGCTGCGATAGGGGTGGGCGTCGGGCTCGGTGCGGTGATCGTCGCGTCGTTGTTCGTCGTCAAGGCCGTCTTCGTCGGTGTGGTCGCCGTCGCCGTGGTGGTGGGGCTGTGGGAGCTCACCTCGCGGCTCGAGGAACGCAAGGGCATCAAGGCGCCGCTCGTGCCACTGGCGGTCGGCGGTGCGGCCATGGTCGTCGCCGGCTATGTACGGGGTGCCGAGGGCGCGTGGGTGGCGATGGCACTCACGGCGCTGGCGGTACTGGTCTGGCGGATGACGGAACCGCCCGAGGGGTACCTCAAGGACGTCACGGCCGGCGTCTTCGCCGCCTTCTACGTGCCGTTCCTGGCGACCTTCGTGGCGATGATGCTGACCGCGGACGACGGCCCGCGCCGCGTCCTGACGTTCCTGCTCCTGACGGTCGTCAGCGACACCGGCGCGTACGCGATCGGCTGGCGCTTCGGCAAGCACAAGCTCGCGCCCCGCATCAGCCCCGGCAAGACCCGCGAGGGCCTGGTCGGAGCGGTCGTCTTCGCCATGGTCGGGGGCGCGCTGTGTCTGCAGTTCCTGATCGAGGACGGTACGTGGTGGCAGGGCCTGATCATCGGCCTCGCGGTCGCGGCCACCGCCACGCTCGGTGACCTCGGCGAGTCCATGATCAAGCGGGACCTGGGCATCAAGGACATGGGCACACTGCTGCCGGGTCACGGCGGCATCATGGACCGTCTGGACTCGCTCCTGCCGACGGCACCCGTGGTCTGGCTCCTGTTGGTGATCTTCGTAGGGTCCGGCTGACCTGCGCTCTTGCCGGTGAGGGGTCCGTCGTCCGCAGGGCGACGGACCCCTCACCGCATTGAGCAGCGGTATCCCGGACCGAGGCAGGGTCTTCGGGGGCGATGGACTCTTCACGGAACTCGTCCG
It encodes:
- a CDS encoding YifB family Mg chelatase-like AAA ATPase, translated to MGFARTCSVALVGVEGVVVEVQADLEPGVAAFTLVGLPDKSLSESRDRVRAAVVNSGAVWPQKKLTVGLSPASVPKGGSGFDLAVACAVLGAAERIDPRVLSDIVMIGELGLDGRVRPVRGVLPAVLAAADAGYEQVVVPECAAAEATLVPGISVLGVRSLGQLIAVLTDEPVPEEDPDEAGRPSPLMAGLRLPGTGAATGMHGAGGAQHDHGHDLADVVGQRSARTAVEVAAAGGHHLFLEGPPGAGKTMLAERLPAVLPPLTRGESLEVTAVHSVAGLLPPGKPLVDTAPYCAPHHSATMQALVGGGQGIARPGAVSLAHRGVLFLDETPEFSGQALDALRQPLEAGHVVIARSAGVVRFPARFLMVLAANPCPCGRFSQRDDLCDCPPSAIRRYQARLSGPLLDRVDLRVEVDRVTRSELTGRGARGESTETVAARVQAARERAAARLAGTPWRTNSEVPGRELRSRWHASPGALDEAERSLDRGVLSARGLDRVLRVAWTVADLVGHDRPDATDVALALQLRTGVPRGVPMAIGALS
- the rpsB gene encoding 30S ribosomal protein S2; amino-acid sequence: MAVVTMRELLESGVHFGHQTRRWNPKMKRFIFTERNGIYIIDLLQSLSYIDRAYEFVKETVAHGGTVMFVGTKKQAQEAIAEQATRVGMPYVNQRWLGGMLTNFSTVYKRLQRLKELEQIDFEDVAASGLTKKELLVLSREKAKLEKTLGGIREMQKVPSAVWIVDTKKEHIAVGEARKLNIPVVAILDTNCDPDEVDYKIPGNDDAIRSVTLLTRVIADAVAEGLISRSGAGKAAEGDKAAGEPLAAWERDLLEGEKKADEPEVQTSAETEKVADAEQAEAPVAEAEAVEAAAETPAEAVEAAAETPAADAEQA
- a CDS encoding phosphatidate cytidylyltransferase, with protein sequence MNDSSWGAPPQAGYWGPSDQGSAQGAGPAGPAYDAHDAQHTRPMPIVPEGPAHGGDQDDDRGAARLSGPPVRDDTPAAGSYGNPSQKPQEPMPSAAQQPAPAPKKSAGRDLGAAIGVGVGLGAVIVASLFVVKAVFVGVVAVAVVVGLWELTSRLEERKGIKAPLVPLAVGGAAMVVAGYVRGAEGAWVAMALTALAVLVWRMTEPPEGYLKDVTAGVFAAFYVPFLATFVAMMLTADDGPRRVLTFLLLTVVSDTGAYAIGWRFGKHKLAPRISPGKTREGLVGAVVFAMVGGALCLQFLIEDGTWWQGLIIGLAVAATATLGDLGESMIKRDLGIKDMGTLLPGHGGIMDRLDSLLPTAPVVWLLLVIFVGSG
- a CDS encoding M23 family metallopeptidase, which translates into the protein MRAKRYVRTWLELLPGITAAALAVPAVSAMPAVHAAPAPSPVALAARTSSSRPNGPAPPVPAEPPDADAQVPAVARLWPVGTRPSVLRAWQPPATPYGRGHRGVDLAAAPGAPVRSVAPGRVSFAGRVAGRGAVAVELAGTGDPPLRTTFTPVRATVRKGDEVAAGEVLGTLEADGSHCPTSCLHWGLLRDRTYLDPLSLLPSWLLHRAPSRLLPVPTARRQP
- the pyrH gene encoding UMP kinase, whose amino-acid sequence is MTSTQADKGEKTDDGKGAGRFMLKLSGEAFAGGGGLGVDPDVVHKIAREIAAVVRGGAQIAVVIGGGNFFRGAELQQRGMDRARSDYMGMLGTVMNCLALQDFLEKEGIDSRVQTAITMGQVAEPYIPLRAVRHLEKGRVVIFGAGMGMPYFSTDTTAAQRALEIDAEALLMGKNGVDGVYDSDPKTHPEAVKFDSLSYGEVITRDLKVADMTAITLCRDNKLPILVFELLAEGNIARAVKGEKIGTLVGDPSGRA
- the whiG gene encoding RNA polymerase sigma factor WhiG; this encodes MPQHTSGSDRAAIPPAARDGGSRRPPAPTTLDELWRSYKTTGDERLREQLILHYSPLVKYVAGRVSVGLPANVEQADFVSSGVFGLIDAIEKFDIEREIKFETYAITRIRGAMIDELRALDWIPRSVRQKARNVERAYATLEARLRRTPSEGEVASEMGIAVEDLHAVFSQLSLANVVALEELLHVGGEGGDRLSLMDTLEDTAADNPVEVAEDRELRRFLARAINTLPDREKTVVTLYYYEGLTLAEIGNVLGVTESRVSQIHTKSVLQLRAKLASFGR
- a CDS encoding TetR/AcrR family transcriptional regulator, which gives rise to MAEHRSMQRAALLDAARSLLSEGGTEALTFPALAERTGLARSSVYEYFRSRAAVVEELCEVDFPVWAAEVEAVMAAADGPEGKVEAYVRQQLALVGDRRHRAVVAISASELDAGAREKIRAAHGGLVAMIAEALRDMGHAEPRLAAMLLQGVVDAAVRRIELGAAEDPDAITDAAVTMALRGVRG
- the tsf gene encoding translation elongation factor Ts → MANYTAADVKKLRELTGAGMMDCKKALDEADGNVDRAVEELRIKGQKGVAKREGRSAENGAVVSVIADDNTSGVLVELKCETDFVAKGEKFQAVAAQIADHVTKTSPADLEALLGSEIEPGKTVQAFVDEANANLGEKIVLDRFAQFSGAYVTAYMHRTMPDLPPQIGVLVELDKANAELAKGVAQHIAAFAPKYLSREDVPAEVVESERRVAEETTRAEGKPEAALPKIVEGRVNAFFKEATLLGQPYALDQKKSVQQVLDEAGVALKRFARIKVGI
- the dprA gene encoding DNA-processing protein DprA, whose amino-acid sequence is MREAGAERAVRGLLDGGERPRGVTDGRWAGLRARAERADPERDLADARAAGIRFVCPGDSEWPAQLDDLGDGRPVGLWVRGRPSLRMWALRSVALVGARACTEYGAHMAATLGAGLAERGWVVVSGGAYGVDGAAHRGALAAGGATVAVLACGVDRPYPRGHTELITRIAEQGLVVGELPPGEHPTPSRFILRNRVIAALTRGTVVVEAAYRSGALVTARAAQRLGRFAMGVPGPVTSGLSAGVHELLRGEAMLVTDAAEVAELVGDMGELAPDRRGPVLPRDLLDPGAGRVLAALPARGLAGAEEIARGAGTTTDDAVGRLYELRSLGFVERHGDGWKLTRQMMIPVHDDRRGC
- the frr gene encoding ribosome recycling factor; the encoded protein is MIEETLLEAEEKMEKAVVVAKEDFAAIRTGRAHPAMFNKIVADYYGALTPINQLASFAVPEPRMAVVTPFDKSALRNIEQAIRDSDLGVNPSNDGSIIRVVFPELTQERRKEFIKVAKTKGEDAKISIRSVRRKAKETIDKLIKDGEVGEDEGRRAEKELDDTTAKYVAQVDELLKHKEAELLEV